AGCACCAAGGAGCGCACCTCGACCTCGCCCCGGGGGCTCTCGAGGAGAAAGCCATTGGCGAGGGCGCGGGTGGAGACATGGCCGCAGTGATACCAGGCGGTGGCCCCGTGGGCACGCGCCGCGGCTGACAACCGCCGCACCAAGAGGAACGGATTCACGCTGCCGTCGAGTGGCGAATAGGTCGCGCCCAGGATGCCGGGGGAGAGCGCCGGCTCCCGCCGCAGGACCTCGTCGCGCGGAAGCCAGCGCACCTCGATCCCGGCCGCCGTCTGACGATCCACCAGCACCCCGGCGGTGTGGGCGTCCTCCTCGGTCAGTGCGGGAGCGAGGCCCCCCGTCCGAAGGTACTCAATAGGGCCGATGGCCTCCTGAAGGGACGGAAAGCGCTCCGCGCTGCGCAAGTTCGCTCGAGCATAGGCGGCGGGCGCCTTCGTGTGAACCCACACCCACGCGGAGGTGGCGGACGACGTTCCTCCTCCCGGCCCTTCGCGATCGAGGAGGATGCAGGAAACCTGGCGGCGCGCCAGATGATAGGCGATCGAGCATCCGACGACCCCCGCCCCCAGGATGCCGACGTCGAAGGTCGACGGTTCAGCCATCGACCCCGGGCCGAGCCGCGGCCTCGCCGTCAGGGCCGGCAAGAGCGGACAGGGGAATCGGGCGAACCGGCGGGCGCACCCGAGGTAACGGCACTTGCCCGATCGGTACCCCCAGCGCTCCGCTGAGCCACTGCATGACCGGAGGACCGCACCGCCGCCACTGGCACACCCCCATCCCGCAGCGGGTCCACCGCTTCAACTCGTCGGGCGTCCGGGCGCCGTCGTCCAGCCCGGCCTGCAGCGCCGCCAGCGTCACGCCCTGACACGGACACACCACGGTCTCAGGCGGTCCCTGCCAGCGCTCGACGACCGCGTCGGGCATTGCGCCGATCACGATCGATTCCCGCGCCCTTGCGCACAGGGACGCCGACATCGCCCGGAGCTGACCCCAGGATTCTTCGATCTTCGCCTCGGGATCGGGAAGGAGATGGAGCCCGCGGAGGGCGGACCGCGCGGCGAGCCGCCCCGACTCCGCCGCCGCGCGCGGCGTGTCCACGCCTCCGCCGTCCCCGGCGATGTAGATCTCGGAGGTGGGGCCGTGCAGCGCCAGGGTCCGATCATATCGCGGGACGAATCCGCCGAGCCTGGGATGATAGACGCACGGGGTCCCCGCGAGCCGGACCAGATCCGTGAGCGGCTCGCGTGGAGATTCCACGCACAGCAGCCGGCACTCGTGCTCGGTCCCGTCCGCGAGCACCACCCGGTCCAGCGCTTCCTCCCCTCTCGCCCCGGCGACGGGGCCGGGAATAACGGGAATCTCCTGAGGAAGTCCCTTCGGGCGCTCTGCGCTCACCATCAGGACCTGGGTCCCTCGCTCGGACATTCGCGTCGCGAGCGTGGCCGCGTCGGCTCCCCCGACGACCACGGCAGGTCCGGCGGCCGGATCGACCTTGCCGGCGCGGACCAGTTCCCAACCCCCCTCCAGGGTATGGACCCCCCGCAGCGTCCACCCCGGAAAGGGGACGAGCCACTCGTGGGCTCCGGGGGCCAGGACGATCGCGTCGGCGGCGACCTCGCGGGTCCGCCCGGCGCGCAGCACGGCCAGGGAACGGCCGAAGATCCCCCAGACTGTACTCCCCCTCCACACTTCGACCGACCGGAGGTCGCGCATCAGTCCCTCGGCGAGCCCCCGCGCGCCGGGGACGATCACCGCGCGTCCGCCGAGCACGGGACGTTCCTCGATCAGGAGCACGCGCGCCCCCGCGGCCCGCGCCTCGCCCGCGGCGGCGAGCCCGGCCGGACCGCCGCCCACAACGGCGATTTGGACCCGAATCGGGGTCACGGTGACGACGTTCGCCGCAGGGCCGCCACGACGGCTTCGGGCACGATCGGCAACTCCTCGACGCGGGCGCCGCTGGCATCCATGATGGCGTTCGCCACCGCGGCGGCCACCGGCACGACGGGAGGCTCCCCCACCCCCTTCGCCCCGTAGGGACCCCGCTCCGACGGAACCTCCACCAGGGTCACCTCGATCGCCGGGACGTCTGCGGCGCGGGGGAGCGCGTAGTCGAGGAACGTCCCGGTCGCGACCGATCCGTTCTCGTCGTAGATCATCCGCTCGAGCAGGGCCCAGCCGATCCCCTGCGCCACCCCCCCGTGAATCTGGCCCCGCACCGCCGCTGGGTTGATCGCCCGCCCGACGTCTTGGACCACGGCGTAGTCGACAACCCGCACCCGACCCGAATCCGCGTCCAGCCGGATGCGGGCCACATGCGCGCCGAACGCCGGCGCCCGCTGGACGATCGCTTCGGAAGCGACGCCGAACAGCGGTGGATGAGCTGCGCCAAAACCAGAGGTGAGCTTCACGAGCTCGGCCACCGCAACGCTGCGCGTGGGGACGCCGCGGACGCGCACCGCGCCGTCGACGACTTCCAGATCCGCTTCCGCCGCCTCGAGTTGTGTGGCCGCCAACCCCAGGAGCTGACGACGCGCCTCTTCGGCCGCCTTGACCACGGCCGAGCCCACCGTGTAGGTAATCTTGCTCCCGCCGGACATCCCGGCAGCCGGCGCGCTGTCGCTGTCGGCCCCCACCACCCGGACTCGTGACACCGGAAGCCCGAGCATC
The bacterium DNA segment above includes these coding regions:
- a CDS encoding FAD-binding oxidoreductase, coding for MAEPSTFDVGILGAGVVGCSIAYHLARRQVSCILLDREGPGGGTSSATSAWVWVHTKAPAAYARANLRSAERFPSLQEAIGPIEYLRTGGLAPALTEEDAHTAGVLVDRQTAAGIEVRWLPRDEVLRREPALSPGILGATYSPLDGSVNPFLLVRRLSAAARAHGATAWYHCGHVSTRALANGFLLESPRGEVEVRSLVLAVGPWAPQIGREIGVAIPIHQVRGHVLVSEALPPLLRHTIHGARQLVTGEVLFGYTQEEVGMSREAALDQIRQVARAGVRLLPPLGTARVIRAFAGIRAVPDDGLPILGAVPGVDNLFVAATHSGVTLCPLIGEAMAAVVVGETLPEDLRGYTLERFGEAGGSLGGGFAGRIRGGAVV
- a CDS encoding FAD-dependent oxidoreductase — translated: MTPIRVQIAVVGGGPAGLAAAGEARAAGARVLLIEERPVLGGRAVIVPGARGLAEGLMRDLRSVEVWRGSTVWGIFGRSLAVLRAGRTREVAADAIVLAPGAHEWLVPFPGWTLRGVHTLEGGWELVRAGKVDPAAGPAVVVGGADAATLATRMSERGTQVLMVSAERPKGLPQEIPVIPGPVAGARGEEALDRVVLADGTEHECRLLCVESPREPLTDLVRLAGTPCVYHPRLGGFVPRYDRTLALHGPTSEIYIAGDGGGVDTPRAAAESGRLAARSALRGLHLLPDPEAKIEESWGQLRAMSASLCARARESIVIGAMPDAVVERWQGPPETVVCPCQGVTLAALQAGLDDGARTPDELKRWTRCGMGVCQWRRCGPPVMQWLSGALGVPIGQVPLPRVRPPVRPIPLSALAGPDGEAAARPGVDG